Proteins encoded by one window of Deltaproteobacteria bacterium:
- the pyrF gene encoding orotidine-5'-phosphate decarboxylase, whose protein sequence is MNRNKKLIVALDVPDREEILFLAQLLRDEVAMVKIGLEGFVAHGPKLVREIVDLGVEVFLDLKLHDIPRTASAAAKQVSNLGVSLLTIHAAGGAAMVRAVRDSLNPQTALIAVTVLTSLDADALKKIGFVSNTQQTAHTLGNLALANGADGLVCSAHELDALSSLSGVRVVPGVRPLGSEVYDQRRVATPKVAINAGATWIVVGRPIITAAKPLDAAKAINLELTKV, encoded by the coding sequence ATGAACCGTAATAAAAAATTAATAGTAGCCTTAGATGTACCTGATCGAGAAGAGATTTTATTCTTAGCACAACTTTTACGTGATGAAGTGGCCATGGTCAAAATTGGCCTTGAAGGTTTCGTTGCCCATGGTCCAAAACTTGTACGGGAGATAGTTGATTTAGGAGTAGAGGTTTTTCTTGATCTCAAACTTCACGATATTCCTCGAACTGCTAGTGCCGCAGCCAAACAAGTATCAAATCTTGGTGTGAGTTTATTAACTATTCATGCTGCAGGTGGTGCTGCAATGGTGCGAGCTGTGCGAGATTCTTTAAATCCTCAGACAGCGCTTATTGCAGTTACAGTGCTTACCAGTCTTGATGCTGATGCATTAAAGAAAATTGGTTTTGTTAGTAACACCCAGCAAACGGCACACACTCTGGGCAATTTAGCATTAGCTAATGGCGCCGATGGCTTAGTTTGCAGTGCTCATGAACTTGATGCATTATCGTCACTTTCTGGAGTTAGGGTGGTACCAGGTGTGCGTCCTTTGGGAAGTGAAGTATATGATCAGCGTCGCGTGGCAACCCCCAAAGTGGCAATAAATGCTGGAGCTACTTGGATTGTAGTTGGGCGTCCTATAATTACTGCAGCAAAACCATTAGATGCAGCCAAAGCGATAAACCTTGAACTAACAAAGGTATAA
- a CDS encoding threonylcarbamoyl-AMP synthase — translation MLRLHIKLNYPQPRHIERACEVLRSGGLIVFPTDSAYSLGCDIFAKRSIEKIYQLKGINRSHRLSFLCSDLAQVSRYAMVENQIYRILRHHMPGPFTFILPATREVPRLLQTNARTVGVRVPANPVCSALLKEFDNPLLISTAVRHIIDETVYANDPDKIFQQFGKALDLLLDGGPLYNSDLTSIIDLTKSEPSIVRRGLGDLSWFEKNN, via the coding sequence ATGTTACGCTTGCATATAAAACTTAACTACCCACAACCGCGTCATATTGAGCGTGCCTGTGAGGTTTTGCGTTCTGGTGGACTCATTGTTTTCCCTACCGATTCTGCATACAGCCTTGGTTGTGATATTTTTGCGAAACGTTCCATTGAAAAAATTTATCAACTCAAAGGTATTAATCGTAGCCATCGTTTATCATTCCTTTGCAGTGATCTAGCGCAAGTATCACGTTATGCAATGGTAGAAAATCAAATCTATCGAATATTACGACACCATATGCCTGGTCCGTTTACTTTTATTTTACCAGCGACTCGTGAAGTTCCGAGATTGTTGCAGACAAATGCTCGCACAGTTGGAGTAAGAGTACCTGCTAATCCTGTATGTAGTGCACTATTAAAAGAATTTGACAATCCATTACTTATTTCTACCGCTGTGCGTCATATAATTGACGAAACAGTATATGCCAATGACCCAGATAAAATTTTCCAGCAATTTGGAAAAGCACTTGATTTGTTATTAGACGGCGGCCCACTTTATAATAGTGATTTAACCAGCATTATTGATTTAACTAAATCTGAACCATCGATTGTACGCCGCGGTTTGGGTGATTTGAGCTGGTTTGAGAAAAATAATTAA
- a CDS encoding MXAN_6521/LA_1396 family lipoprotein, giving the protein MSKIIIYAILALAIFGTGCSSAVDSSYLLSGYDQNSNAAIKRISVTVWSPMDYHQVGNLAAFIASDYIKLRKNYIVHPPRTIKQNFNDACEGLEGVLALRILDISVVDDEVNMQLDASLFRCTDDALLWRTTGTLESSSNDENLKHLTISYRNSVGSVANRFAAPLFALLQQLLELLPNPTLSDDEVIEKIELD; this is encoded by the coding sequence ATGAGCAAAATAATAATATACGCTATTCTTGCTTTAGCAATATTTGGCACTGGTTGCTCAAGTGCTGTGGATTCATCATATTTACTAAGTGGTTATGATCAAAATAGTAATGCTGCAATCAAACGCATTTCGGTAACGGTTTGGTCGCCCATGGATTATCATCAGGTGGGCAATTTAGCCGCTTTTATTGCTTCTGATTATATAAAGCTTCGTAAAAATTATATCGTACACCCACCTCGTACTATTAAACAAAACTTCAATGATGCTTGTGAAGGTCTTGAGGGGGTCTTAGCACTTCGTATTTTAGATATCTCGGTTGTAGATGATGAAGTTAACATGCAACTTGATGCGAGTTTATTTCGTTGCACTGATGATGCTTTGCTTTGGCGTACAACCGGTACCTTAGAATCATCCTCAAACGACGAAAATTTAAAGCATCTTACAATTTCATATAGAAATAGTGTTGGCTCGGTAGCCAATCGTTTTGCGGCACCGCTATTTGCCCTGCTACAACAACTTTTAGAGCTTTTGCCTAATCCTACTCTTTCTGATGACGAAGTTATCGAGAAAATTGAACTTGACTAA
- a CDS encoding matrixin family metalloprotease: MSDSDGNAVGASLSWFKRDIPYTYFEEGTSDINGYLEFSALTNSFATWQSLTACSGGSTSDIKFTETAWRSNTDRIGYNYLDPEDNENLIIFRDDKWPLPGQIGIIGLTTTTYDTMSGQIIDADIEFNSADFDFGINGEEDLIDLQNAATHEIGHILGLGHSDVVGSTMEAQAKFGEISKRDLECDDRDAIVFKYPADAPNGYCAYTQAPQTCGYCEPPDEIDITTSIEIIASDSDGHTGCSTTNNSFFLAVTSMLTLTLFILRRHWLKILRVPHQD, translated from the coding sequence GTGTCAGATAGCGATGGTAATGCAGTTGGTGCTTCTCTATCTTGGTTTAAACGAGATATCCCTTATACATATTTTGAAGAGGGTACATCAGATATTAATGGCTACTTAGAATTTTCAGCATTAACTAATTCTTTTGCAACCTGGCAATCCTTAACTGCTTGCTCGGGTGGGTCTACCTCTGACATTAAGTTCACCGAAACCGCTTGGCGTTCAAATACTGATCGCATTGGCTATAATTATCTCGATCCAGAAGACAATGAAAATTTAATAATCTTTCGTGACGATAAATGGCCCCTTCCTGGTCAAATTGGCATTATTGGTCTTACCACTACTACTTATGACACTATGTCAGGTCAAATAATTGATGCTGACATTGAATTTAACTCTGCTGATTTTGACTTTGGCATAAATGGTGAAGAAGATTTAATCGATCTTCAAAATGCAGCGACCCATGAAATTGGTCATATTTTAGGTCTTGGTCATAGCGATGTGGTTGGCTCAACTATGGAGGCACAAGCAAAATTTGGTGAAATAAGCAAACGTGATCTTGAATGTGATGATCGCGACGCAATAGTTTTTAAATATCCTGCCGATGCTCCCAATGGTTATTGTGCGTATACCCAAGCTCCACAAACTTGTGGCTACTGCGAACCTCCAGACGAGATTGACATAACTACCTCTATTGAAATAATTGCATCAGATAGTGATGGTCATACTGGTTGCAGCACAACTAATAATTCATTTTTTTTAGCAGTAACATCAATGCTAACTCTAACTTTATTCATACTTAGAAGACATTGGCTTAAAATTCTTCGGGTACCTCATCAAGATTAA
- a CDS encoding ParA family protein: MPKIVAVDEPAPAPRVIAILNQKGGTGKTTTALSLAAGFAQLGHKTLIVDLDPQSNVAASLGIMGPRTIYHVLVQGLSPATCAINARDNLDIIVSDQALAAAEIELARSPEDVRMLRLKKAMENLSGYEYVIIDCAPSLSILNHNALTWAGEVLIPVSCDYLALVGVKQVLFTLRRVSEQTGREVRIAGVLPTFYDKRNRISAEAVNYLRKTFGAKLLPPIRINTRIAEAPSQKKTVFEHASDSNGARDYIRVIEWLKNGAAKETRAA; encoded by the coding sequence ATGCCGAAAATAGTGGCCGTCGATGAGCCAGCGCCAGCGCCAAGAGTAATCGCAATACTCAACCAAAAAGGTGGTACGGGTAAGACTACTACCGCACTCAGCTTAGCTGCTGGATTTGCACAGCTAGGTCATAAAACACTAATTGTTGATCTTGATCCCCAGAGCAACGTTGCCGCATCACTTGGGATTATGGGGCCTCGCACGATTTATCACGTTTTAGTGCAAGGTTTATCTCCAGCTACTTGTGCAATAAACGCTCGTGATAATCTTGATATCATCGTATCAGATCAGGCCTTAGCCGCAGCAGAGATTGAACTGGCGCGTTCCCCTGAAGATGTTCGTATGTTGCGTTTAAAAAAGGCCATGGAAAATCTTTCGGGTTATGAATATGTCATTATCGACTGCGCACCTTCTTTATCGATTTTAAATCACAATGCATTAACCTGGGCTGGCGAAGTGTTAATTCCAGTAAGTTGCGATTATTTAGCACTGGTTGGGGTCAAACAAGTACTCTTCACTTTAAGGCGGGTTAGCGAACAAACAGGTCGTGAAGTACGTATCGCCGGTGTGTTACCTACTTTTTATGATAAACGAAACCGTATCTCTGCTGAGGCGGTTAATTACTTGCGTAAAACATTTGGCGCCAAGCTGCTTCCTCCGATACGTATTAATACTCGTATTGCCGAAGCACCAAGTCAGAAAAAAACAGTATTCGAGCATGCCTCTGATTCTAACGGAGCACGGGATTATATTCGTGTGATTGAGTGGTTGAAAAACGGCGCCGCAAAAGAAACGAGGGCAGCATGA
- a CDS encoding ABC transporter substrate-binding protein, translating into MKNTLYLLTAFINVILLFMPASIQASNSDDIAIQKTIKSLIGSIRYGKDTSAAKKISFADMAHELLQDDFNKFTANEQKEIISGLETIIKAISFAKGREMFKYLDAMLFTPAKIEAEHARIKSTVVIHRNLKKTEIVLEWVLVKQKGSWKVIDTIMLGESTLKGLRDEQVKPLLEQGGTQAVLKALRDKVAEVSQKEK; encoded by the coding sequence ATGAAAAATACACTTTATCTATTGACAGCATTTATTAACGTTATCTTGTTGTTTATGCCAGCATCAATTCAAGCCAGCAACAGCGATGATATTGCTATTCAAAAAACTATTAAAAGCCTTATCGGCTCAATTCGCTATGGTAAAGATACTTCTGCCGCAAAAAAGATAAGTTTTGCTGATATGGCGCATGAATTATTACAAGACGATTTTAATAAATTTACCGCAAACGAACAGAAAGAAATTATCAGCGGACTAGAAACGATCATAAAAGCCATTTCATTCGCTAAAGGGCGCGAAATGTTTAAATATCTTGATGCTATGCTTTTTACGCCTGCAAAAATTGAAGCTGAACACGCCCGGATAAAATCAACTGTGGTTATTCATAGAAATTTAAAGAAAACAGAGATTGTTCTTGAATGGGTTTTAGTAAAACAAAAAGGTTCTTGGAAAGTTATCGATACTATTATGTTAGGTGAAAGCACACTTAAAGGTCTACGTGACGAACAGGTTAAGCCATTACTAGAGCAAGGTGGGACACAGGCTGTACTCAAAGCATTACGTGATAAAGTCGCTGAGGTTTCGCAAAAAGAGAAATGA
- a CDS encoding carboxypeptidase regulatory-like domain-containing protein, with protein MRSLPLSLIVLFVITACNGGNVDNPESNGNLDQKNTNSLTTTIYGAVTAPASFFEATPSNNDERPVAGAHCTLEGTEHVQVTNESGEFSFTNVTRGYYCLLCKAESTIGNKFCSLKNINTSNSDTLSDDKFNVGGVVITLAGSIIGNVIIDDSQKLPPVLIYIPGSSSFITKANSNGSFKIDEVPAGVYSLRIEYEGYHAVELTDISVTAGETTSLETITLQPIEESSDPAANIVLGNGLSLVSTRTVNVALSLSDESANAQLRLSENSVFADSGWQTYKEQLQYSFNSDGNKVLYAWFKMGGSVIGPVSDSIAIDTLPPTDTSIAFAEGSVTTVREVTLKLHATDATTSVTSIKIGTQDWQDYSESLAYTLPEELGEHAVFVQYRDAAGNISNAVSATITLIEPGSGKEVSGNITENTIWNADDGLPYLITGSIYIYPTATLTITEGVVVNSSNQMPIYVNGQLKIRGTAAQPVHLNGIALYPHIEKTNEGVIDIENAIIENSNIGGMPKCVGSFRLISSTIQNSSVYVLCPAGNSEVVKNRFDNVGLKIFADVSKYNPTIVYNNLFIGNSQSGFAVSTLFQSEVDALLTGPILTGYPTSTILHYNSFINTSTEPWVAVWNNQNMMLVASNNYWGTTNEQEISAMINGEFYQQVIFNEWLNDPHSETPKYTP; from the coding sequence ATGCGAAGTCTTCCACTATCATTAATTGTATTGTTTGTGATTACAGCATGTAATGGCGGTAACGTAGACAACCCTGAATCAAATGGCAATCTTGATCAAAAAAATACAAATTCGCTAACTACTACAATTTATGGTGCGGTTACTGCGCCTGCAAGTTTTTTTGAAGCCACTCCTAGTAATAATGATGAGCGACCTGTAGCTGGCGCACATTGCACACTCGAAGGTACTGAGCATGTGCAAGTGACCAACGAGTCGGGTGAATTCTCATTTACCAATGTTACCCGGGGTTACTATTGCTTATTATGCAAAGCTGAATCAACTATTGGTAATAAGTTTTGTAGCCTCAAAAATATAAATACGTCTAATAGCGATACCTTAAGTGACGATAAATTTAATGTTGGTGGTGTTGTAATTACACTGGCAGGCTCAATTATTGGCAACGTTATAATTGATGATAGCCAAAAGTTGCCACCTGTTTTAATTTATATTCCAGGCTCTTCCTCTTTTATTACCAAAGCCAATAGCAATGGCTCTTTTAAAATCGATGAAGTACCAGCAGGTGTGTATAGTTTGCGTATTGAATATGAAGGTTATCACGCAGTAGAACTAACTGATATTAGTGTTACCGCAGGTGAGACAACCTCTCTTGAAACAATAACATTACAACCAATAGAAGAATCATCTGATCCAGCTGCTAATATAGTTCTTGGTAATGGTCTATCACTAGTCAGTACCCGTACTGTTAACGTTGCGCTCTCACTCAGTGATGAGTCTGCTAATGCACAATTGCGCCTCAGCGAAAATAGTGTTTTTGCTGATAGTGGCTGGCAAACATATAAAGAGCAACTTCAGTATTCTTTTAATAGCGATGGCAATAAAGTACTCTATGCGTGGTTTAAAATGGGTGGAAGTGTAATTGGTCCGGTTAGCGACAGTATTGCAATTGATACATTGCCGCCGACAGATACAAGTATTGCCTTTGCCGAAGGTAGTGTAACTACCGTTAGAGAAGTTACGCTTAAGTTACATGCAACCGATGCCACAACTTCAGTCACTTCTATAAAAATTGGCACTCAGGATTGGCAAGACTACAGCGAATCCCTTGCATACACTTTACCTGAAGAACTTGGCGAACACGCAGTGTTTGTACAATATCGTGATGCTGCTGGTAATATTAGTAATGCCGTATCGGCAACGATTACACTTATAGAACCAGGTTCAGGTAAAGAAGTATCCGGCAACATTACTGAAAATACCATTTGGAATGCGGATGATGGTTTACCATATTTAATTACTGGTAGTATATACATTTATCCTACTGCAACTCTTACTATTACAGAAGGCGTAGTTGTTAATTCATCAAATCAAATGCCAATATATGTTAACGGACAATTAAAAATACGTGGTACCGCGGCACAGCCAGTACATTTGAACGGAATAGCTTTATATCCGCATATTGAAAAAACCAATGAAGGGGTTATAGATATTGAGAATGCTATAATCGAAAATTCAAATATAGGTGGTATGCCTAAATGCGTTGGTTCATTTAGGTTAATTTCTTCAACGATACAAAACTCGTCTGTATACGTTTTATGTCCTGCGGGTAATTCAGAAGTAGTGAAAAATCGTTTTGATAACGTTGGGCTTAAAATATTTGCAGATGTTAGTAAATATAATCCAACCATTGTATATAATAATCTATTCATTGGTAATTCGCAGTCTGGTTTTGCTGTATCTACACTATTTCAATCTGAAGTCGACGCTTTACTTACTGGTCCAATTTTGACAGGTTACCCAACATCAACCATATTGCATTATAACTCGTTTATAAATACTTCTACTGAGCCATGGGTTGCTGTATGGAACAATCAAAATATGATGTTAGTTGCAAGTAACAATTATTGGGGCACTACAAATGAACAAGAAATTTCAGCCATGATTAATGGAGAGTTTTATCAACAAGTTATTTTCAATGAGTGGCTAAATGACCCTCACTCTGAAACGCCAAAATACACACCATAG
- a CDS encoding ABC transporter ATP-binding protein, whose translation MTESALKFCNVTVCYEPHTKPVLSDISFNVDSNERVSLIGLNGSGKTTLLSAAAGLVVYKGEISINNELLTRKSLASIRNHLGFVFNVPEDQLLFPKVIDDAAFALLQRCDDTKKVYVKTKKILRELSVEDLSEYPLHHLSHGQKQRVALAGALVTDPSLLLLDEPSAGLDPLGKRALVKILKEINAAVVIATHDLEFAANLCNRHILLEDGKIIFDGEDLNEIKNRWRL comes from the coding sequence GTGACAGAAAGTGCATTGAAATTTTGTAATGTTACCGTTTGTTATGAACCTCATACAAAGCCTGTACTTTCTGATATTTCATTTAATGTAGATTCAAATGAAAGAGTGTCTTTAATTGGGTTAAATGGCTCAGGTAAAACAACATTACTTTCAGCAGCGGCAGGTCTTGTCGTTTATAAAGGAGAGATCAGTATTAATAATGAATTATTAACACGAAAATCATTGGCGAGTATTCGTAATCATCTCGGTTTTGTTTTCAACGTGCCAGAGGATCAGCTATTATTTCCAAAAGTTATTGACGATGCTGCCTTTGCTTTGTTGCAGCGTTGCGATGATACGAAGAAAGTCTATGTAAAAACAAAAAAAATTTTAAGAGAACTATCTGTAGAAGATTTAAGTGAATATCCCCTGCATCATTTATCACATGGACAAAAGCAAAGAGTGGCTCTTGCTGGTGCTTTAGTTACCGATCCAAGCTTGCTTCTACTTGATGAACCTTCAGCTGGTTTAGATCCTTTGGGCAAACGCGCTTTAGTAAAAATATTAAAAGAAATAAATGCCGCAGTTGTAATTGCTACACATGATCTTGAATTTGCTGCTAACCTTTGTAATCGCCATATACTTCTTGAAGATGGTAAAATTATCTTTGATGGCGAAGATCTAAACGAAATTAAGAATCGTTGGCGGCTATAG
- the deoC gene encoding deoxyribose-phosphate aldolase codes for MLPFAIELTQEQLAPYIDHTLLRIDATDEDLKKICSEAISYGFASVCVYPANVSYCVAKLAQSSVKVVSVAGFPYGTQKTTTKTSEAHDAILKGAQEIDMVINIEALKNGDYKMVLNDIISVVDAANSHPVKVILETGALTNEQKIIGCALSKAAGAAFVKTSTGFGPGGATIEDVALMREIVGPDFGVKASGGIRTTEDARQMIMAGANRIGASASVAIVTNPDKKSCSQEY; via the coding sequence ATGCTGCCATTTGCGATTGAGTTAACCCAAGAACAACTTGCACCATATATTGATCACACTTTGCTACGAATTGATGCTACTGATGAAGATTTAAAAAAAATATGCAGTGAAGCCATTAGCTATGGATTTGCCTCTGTATGTGTTTATCCTGCAAATGTAAGCTATTGCGTTGCAAAGCTTGCCCAAAGCAGTGTTAAAGTGGTGTCAGTTGCAGGTTTTCCTTATGGCACTCAAAAAACTACAACTAAAACCAGTGAAGCTCATGATGCAATACTTAAGGGTGCCCAAGAAATTGATATGGTTATTAATATTGAGGCGCTTAAAAACGGTGACTATAAGATGGTTTTAAATGACATCATTAGCGTTGTTGATGCTGCAAATTCTCATCCTGTTAAAGTCATTCTTGAAACCGGTGCTTTAACAAACGAACAAAAAATTATCGGTTGTGCTTTGAGTAAAGCTGCAGGGGCAGCGTTTGTAAAAACATCAACTGGTTTTGGCCCTGGTGGTGCTACTATTGAAGATGTGGCACTCATGCGTGAGATAGTTGGCCCAGATTTTGGTGTTAAAGCCTCGGGAGGGATCCGTACCACAGAGGATGCTCGTCAGATGATTATGGCTGGCGCTAACCGTATAGGTGCTAGCGCCTCAGTCGCTATCGTTACTAATCCAGATAAAAAGTCATGTTCGCAAGAATATTAG
- a CDS encoding cysteine-rich CWC family protein: protein MSSEDYPAYSPDICPLYGGPNHCGKADGKSSCWCFNTSIPQEVLARVPDAARGVTCICEACAKNKRSPTSNQKEINKILGSR from the coding sequence ATGAGTTCTGAAGATTATCCAGCGTATAGTCCAGATATTTGCCCTTTGTACGGCGGCCCCAATCATTGTGGTAAGGCGGACGGTAAAAGCTCATGTTGGTGTTTCAACACTAGCATACCGCAAGAAGTGCTTGCTCGTGTTCCCGATGCTGCTCGTGGAGTAACTTGCATCTGTGAAGCTTGTGCGAAAAATAAACGCTCGCCTACATCAAACCAAAAAGAAATTAATAAAATTTTGGGATCTCGATAA
- the rlmB gene encoding 23S rRNA (guanosine(2251)-2'-O)-methyltransferase RlmB — protein MSNEQYIYGRHPVSELLRSRSREIQQLFLANGRNERHSDIIRNAQRFSITINKVPANALISMVGNVNHQGVVAVVATFKYCDIDDILQVAKKSDEAPLLLMLDQIQDPHNLGALIRSAAALGAHGVIISKDHSCEVNATVVKASAGATANIGIARVTNLNRNIEALKKAGLWVIGAAADAAARPLWQADFSLPSIIVIGSEGSGLRRLVAANCDVLVHIPMIERIESLNASVAGAIVLYEALRQRSK, from the coding sequence GTGAGTAACGAGCAATATATTTACGGTCGTCATCCAGTAAGTGAATTGCTGCGTTCGCGCTCGCGTGAAATTCAGCAATTGTTTTTAGCTAATGGTCGCAATGAACGGCACAGCGATATTATTCGTAATGCACAACGGTTCTCTATTACGATAAACAAAGTTCCTGCGAATGCACTTATTAGTATGGTAGGTAATGTTAATCATCAGGGTGTAGTAGCAGTAGTTGCCACTTTTAAATATTGCGATATTGATGATATTTTACAGGTAGCTAAAAAAAGTGATGAAGCGCCTTTGTTATTAATGTTAGATCAAATTCAAGATCCCCATAATCTCGGAGCATTGATACGTTCAGCTGCAGCTCTTGGTGCTCATGGAGTAATTATTAGCAAAGATCATAGTTGTGAAGTAAATGCTACAGTAGTTAAAGCTTCTGCTGGTGCCACCGCAAATATTGGTATTGCACGGGTAACTAATTTAAATCGTAATATTGAGGCGCTAAAAAAAGCTGGACTATGGGTGATTGGTGCTGCAGCAGATGCAGCAGCGCGCCCTCTCTGGCAGGCAGATTTTAGTCTTCCTAGTATTATAGTTATTGGTTCTGAAGGCTCAGGCCTTAGGCGTTTGGTAGCAGCAAATTGTGATGTGTTAGTACATATTCCAATGATTGAACGTATAGAGTCATTAAATGCATCTGTAGCAGGTGCGATAGTTCTCTATGAAGCTTTAAGGCAGCGCAGCAAGTGA
- a CDS encoding rhomboid family intramembrane serine protease, with protein MFPIGDEPNSRTFPLVNYFLIAANIVVFLFISLPLTHQTPSLNDPALREYVQFMIARFPGISVREILLQTSNYDVFTFKYGFKPSNPQILTLFTSLFMHAGFLHLLGNMLFLWVFGDNIEARLGRIRYLLLYLGTGIAATLAFSLVAGNSSGPLIGASGAISGILGAYFWWFPRNYVRLLIFLFIYIDIWRIPARWVLAFYVLVDNLLPFLSGNSSEGVAYGAHLGGFAAGLLAAMILGRQEDEPSNYHKPPPFSSSREVPSLRQLVEAEQYLDAGNTYMHMSNTQRAHERDDTVLALASGLDKEGESEAALAVLQSFIANRPQSTMLAEAHYFTAIIHIEHTGRLLAAREHLLSVLDLQPSVSLAMSARQALAAVDDALH; from the coding sequence ATGTTTCCTATTGGTGACGAGCCAAATTCACGCACATTCCCATTGGTCAATTATTTTTTGATCGCAGCTAATATTGTGGTTTTTCTTTTTATTTCGTTGCCACTTACGCATCAGACGCCAAGTTTAAATGATCCGGCTTTGCGTGAATATGTTCAGTTTATGATAGCAAGATTTCCTGGTATTTCTGTGCGAGAAATCTTACTGCAAACATCAAACTATGACGTTTTTACTTTTAAATATGGGTTTAAGCCATCAAATCCACAAATACTCACTTTATTCACATCGCTTTTTATGCACGCAGGGTTTCTGCATCTTTTGGGAAATATGCTTTTTCTATGGGTATTCGGTGATAATATCGAAGCCCGTTTAGGACGTATTCGTTATTTGTTGTTGTATTTAGGCACTGGTATAGCAGCAACATTAGCTTTTTCATTAGTTGCGGGTAATTCCTCAGGCCCCCTGATTGGTGCATCAGGCGCAATATCTGGTATTCTTGGTGCATATTTTTGGTGGTTTCCACGCAACTATGTTCGTCTGTTAATCTTTTTATTCATTTATATAGATATCTGGCGTATACCAGCTCGTTGGGTGTTAGCATTTTATGTATTAGTAGACAATTTACTTCCTTTTCTCTCTGGCAACTCAAGCGAAGGTGTTGCCTATGGAGCTCATCTTGGTGGTTTTGCTGCGGGTTTATTGGCGGCAATGATCCTTGGTCGTCAGGAGGACGAACCTTCAAATTATCATAAACCACCGCCATTTAGTAGTAGCAGAGAAGTACCATCACTTCGTCAATTAGTTGAAGCAGAGCAATATTTAGATGCAGGTAATACCTATATGCATATGTCAAATACACAGCGGGCTCATGAGCGAGATGATACTGTTTTGGCATTAGCATCTGGTCTTGATAAAGAGGGTGAAAGTGAAGCAGCATTAGCGGTTTTACAGAGCTTTATAGCAAATAGACCTCAAAGTACCATGCTAGCAGAAGCACATTATTTTACGGCGATAATTCATATAGAACATACCGGGCGATTACTCGCCGCACGTGAACATCTACTAAGTGTACTTGATTTACAACCATCTGTATCTTTGGCTATGTCTGCTCGCCAAGCGCTTGCCGCTGTGGATGATGCATTACATTAA
- a CDS encoding tetratricopeptide repeat protein — MAKHKDYVTQSDEHNARGIELADRGWLDEAMSEFRKAIKLDPLSAHAHDNLATILAEKGQLIDALSEYLEALKADPESPSAYHYLGSFLAAHGHELAISQYRKAIELEYEFPDAHLNLALALADNCQLDAAISELEIALEQAPEDEMISHELASCLIDLGRHTEAIHHLKRIIKTHPQHIEIWIDLGIAYTAQGFFAEAESAFKKGINIDNQNFGSHYHIAALYTSWNRHRDALDFLETAKTIDSERTRKWLLEDRVFDPLRDEPRFKKLIANE, encoded by the coding sequence ATGGCTAAGCACAAAGACTATGTTACTCAATCTGATGAGCATAATGCTCGCGGTATTGAGCTTGCCGATCGCGGTTGGCTTGATGAAGCTATGAGCGAGTTTCGCAAAGCCATAAAACTTGACCCCTTATCCGCTCATGCACATGATAACCTCGCGACTATTTTGGCTGAAAAGGGCCAGCTCATTGATGCCTTATCAGAATATCTTGAAGCGTTAAAAGCTGACCCAGAAAGTCCAAGTGCTTATCATTACCTAGGAAGTTTTCTGGCTGCTCATGGTCATGAGTTAGCGATTTCACAGTACCGCAAAGCTATTGAACTCGAATATGAATTTCCTGACGCACATCTTAACTTAGCGCTAGCTTTGGCTGACAATTGTCAACTTGACGCTGCTATTAGTGAGTTAGAAATTGCATTGGAGCAAGCTCCCGAAGACGAAATGATTAGCCATGAGCTTGCATCATGTCTGATTGATTTAGGACGTCACACTGAAGCTATTCACCACCTTAAACGTATCATTAAAACTCATCCTCAACATATTGAAATTTGGATTGATTTAGGTATCGCTTATACAGCCCAAGGTTTTTTTGCCGAAGCAGAATCGGCATTTAAAAAAGGAATTAATATTGATAACCAAAATTTTGGCTCACACTATCATATAGCTGCACTTTATACTTCATGGAATCGCCATAGAGATGCTTTAGATTTCTTGGAAACGGCAAAAACTATTGACTCAGAACGCACCCGCAAGTGGTTATTAGAAGATCGCGTTTTTGACCCTTTGCGAGACGAGCCACGGTTTAAAAAACTGATTGCTAATGAATAA